The genomic stretch AATCTTAGTATTATTCAATGTAATTCTTACTTTTGCGCAATATATAAAGATTAAAAAAGTAAAAGAATGTTATCAGTATCTAACTTATCCGTACAATTTGGTAAACGTATATTATTTGACGATGTAAATACGTCATTCAATCAAGGAAATTGTTATGGTGTTATCGGAGCTAACGGCGCTGGTAAATCTACGTTTCTAAAAATTATTTCAGGAAAAATGGACCCAACTTCGGGACATGTCCATTTGGAACCTGGCAAACGAATGTCTGTATTAGAGCAAGATCACTATGCTTATGACGATCATACAGTACTTGAAACGGTCATTAAAGGAAACAAACCTTTATTTGCTATCAAAAAGCAAATGGATGATATCTATGCGAAAGAAGATTTCTCTGATAAAGATGGAGAACGCGTAGGAGAGTTGCAAGTGGAATTTGAAGAAATGAATGGCTGGAATGCCGATTCGGATGCAGCAGCATTGCTTTCTAACTTAGGAATCCCAGAATCCAATCATTACACATTAATGGGTGAACTTGATGGAAAACAAAAAGTACGTGTATTATTAGCACAAGCACTTTTTGGAAATCCTGATGTATTAATCATGGATGAGCCAACAAACGACTTGGATTTTGAAACTATTTCTTGGTTGGAAAACTTCTTGGCAAATTATGACAATTGTGTCATTGTGGTTTCGCATGATAGACACTTTTTAGATTCTGTATGTACACACATTTCAGATATCGATTTCTCTAAAATAAACCACTACAGTGGAAACTATACATTCTGGTATGAAAGTAGTCAACTAGCTGCCAGACAACGTGCACAACAAAATAAAAAATCAGAAGATAAAGCAAAAGAATTGCAAGAATTTATCCTTCGGTTTAGCGCAAACGTAGCAAAATCAAAGCAAGCAACGTCGCGTAAAAAAATGTTGGAACGTTTAAAAATTGAAGACATCAGACCTTCAAGTCGTCGTTATCCTGCCATTATTTTTGACCGAGAACGCGAAGCTGGAGATCAAATATTACATGTAGAAGGATTATCAGCTAAAGCCGATGGCGAAATATTATTCCAAGATGTAAACATTAACCTTGCAAAAGGAGACAAAGTGGCTATTATTTCTAAAAATTCTCGTGCTACGACTGCTTTTTATGAAATAATTAATGGAAATGTAAAGGCTAACGCCGGAACGTATAATTGGGGAGTTACTACTTCGCAAGCATATTTGCCAGTTGATAACGCACCATTCTTTGACAATGATATGACTTTGGTAGATTGGTTACGTCAATGGTCAAAAACAGAAGAAGAACGCGAAGAAGTATTCGTTCGTGGATTCTTAGGAAAAATGATTTTTAGTGGAGAAGAAGCGTTAAAAACGGCAAGAGTACTTTCGGGAGGAGAAAAAGTTCGTTGTATGTTATCACGAATGATGATGATTAGAGCAAACGTATTAATGCTTGATGAACCTACAAACCACTTAGACTTAGAAAGTATTACAGCGTTTAACAACTCGTTAAAAAACTTCAAAGGAACAGTGTTGTTCACAACACACGATCATGAGTTTGCACAAACAGTTGCCAACAGAATCATTGAATTAACTCCAACAGGCGTTATTGACAGATACTCAACGTTTGAAGATTATATGGAAGACGATAAAATAAAAGAACAACGTGATAAAATGTATAGTGTAGAAGCATAATCACGAAAGTTTACATATAAAAAAGTCCCTTGAAATATATAAATTCAAGGGACTTTTTTGTTTAGACTTTTTAAAATTTTACGATTAAGGAAGTCTACAAATTCCATTATAACATGCATATGGAAAATCGCACGGTCTTCTGTGATTACAATAGCGCAATTTACCACCAATGATGTTTCGTTGCCCTTTTTTATTTATAAAAGAAAATCCGTCAAGATTTGAAATTTTATCTAACATACTTTATAATTTTAATCGAAAGACTAAATATACGAAAAAATATATTAAGATGAATTACGGTTTTACCGTATAGTTTTTAGACTCGCTTCGCTCTTGGATTTTTAGACTCGCTTTCGCTTTTGGAAACGGCTTTGCCTTTAGTATCGCTTCACTTCGGATTCGCTCAGTTCAGGTGCTTTTGGTATTTTAGTATGTGAATTACTTGCACATTTGATAAACTTATAAACCTTTCAACTTTTAAACTAAAATTTTGTTGTTGGATTGTTGGGCTCGCTTCGCTTTTGGATTGTTAGACTTTCTTAGATCGTTGAGTTTTTAGATATATCAGACTTCCGTCAAGCAAAATTTGATTCAGTTTCGCATAATCAAGATTAATAGGCGAGATACTGACTAAATTTTACAATAGTTTTGCAATTATGGAATTCTTTTACAAATACCACCATAACACGCATATGGAAGATCACACGGTCTGCGATGACTACAATAGCGTTGCGAACCACCTAAAATTGTTTGTTGTTGTTTCTTTTCAAGAGCAATAAACCCTTCTAAATTTAAAATTTTGTGTAACATGATAAAAGTTTTTTTGGTTATACCTAAACTTAAAAAAACTAATTGTCAGTTAATTACGGTTTTGCCATATTTTTTTTTAGGCTTACTAATATTTTTTAGCTTAGTACATTATTAAAGCAAAAAAATCCCCGCTAGCGCAAGTTTCACAACTTGTGCCGACAAACAAGCTAAAATGTCTAAGAAAGTCTGAAAATCCAAGCAAGTCTAAGTTGGTCTAAAAAGGTTACTGAGCGAAGTCAAAGTATTATCGCAACTCAGCACCAAGTTGTTTCTCAAAACTCTGTTGAAGTTTATTCATAATCTTATCAATCTGTTTGTCAGTCAATGTTTTATGTTCATCTTGAAGCGTAAAACTTACCGCATAACTTTTCTTGCCTTTTGGCAGATTATCTCCTTGATACACATCAAACAGACTTACTTCTTTCAGCAAATTTCGTTCGCTTTGTTTGGCAATAGTGTCAATTTCGGCAAACGTTGTTGCTTCATCAATTAATAGCGCAAAATCTCTACGAACTTTCGGAAATTTAGGAATTTCTTTAAACTTAATCTTTCTATTTTTAGCAACTTCAATTACGTTATCCCAATTGAAATCTGCATAAATTACTTCTTGTTTTATATCGAATGATTTCAAAACCTTTCGTTTCACAATACCGAATTCTACCAACTTCGTTTTACCTAAACTTAGCATCAATCCTTCCGTAAACAAGTCATTCTTAATAGGCGATACTTTTAATGAATTCAATCCTAAGCGTTCTAAAATTGCCGTAACAATTCCTTTCGCATAGAAAAAATCACTAGAAACTGCATTGTTTGGTCGCCACGTTTCTGCGGTTGTATTTCCTGTAATTAATACTGATAAATGTTTGTCTTCTTCCCGATTTTCTTCGCTATACGCGTGATATGTTTTCCCAAATTCAAAAAACTTCAAATCGCTTTGTCTTCTGTTGATATTATGTGAAATTGCTTCCAATCCAGAAAATAATAATGATTGACGCATTACTGATAAATCATTACTCAACGGATTCAACATCGTTACATTATGTTCCGCTTTCAATTGTTCTGAAAGTTCTACATACGAAGCAGTTGTCAATGAATTCGTCATAATTTCATAAAAACCTTGTGAAACCAATTGCGCACCAACAACATCTTGTAATTTATAATCTTCGTAACGAGACGTATCAGAAATAGAAGTATGCCATTTTTCATCAAACTTGATGTTGTTATACCCATACACACGTAAAATTTCTTCAATTACGTCTGCTTCCCGTTGTACATCAACTCTATATGCGGGAATTGTTAATCCTAATCCGCCATCAGTTACCGAATTAATTTTTATCTCTAAAGAAGATAAAATATTCTTAATGGTTTCTTTTGGCAATTCTTCTCCAATCAATTTTGCAACATTTTCGAAAGAAACACGTACTTGAAAATCTTCTATTTTTACTGGATAACTGTCGGTAAGATCACTTGTAATTTCTCCGCCAGCCAATTCTTGAATTAATAATGCGGCTCTTTTCAGCGCATATTCAGTAATATTTGGATCAATTCCACGCTCAAAACGGAACGAAGCATCAGTATTCAATCCGTGGCGTTTGGCTGTTTTACGAACCGAAATAGGATTAAAATACGCACTTTCTAGGAAAATATTAGTGGTTTCTTCGGTCACGCCAGATTTTAAACCGCCAAAAACACCTGCAATACACAATGGTTTTTCAGCATCGCAAATCATTAAATCATCTTCATGCAATTCGCGTTCAACTTCATCTAACGTGATAAATTTTGTGCCAGCTTCTAACGTTTTTACAACGATTTTGTTTCCAGAAATATAATTCGCGTCAAACGCGTGTAATGGTTGCCCTAATTCGTGCAATACATAATTTGTAACATCAACAACATTATTTTTTGGTGTCAAACCAATCGCTTTCAAACGATGTTGCAACCATTCTGGCGAAGTTTTCACTTGTATTCCAGAAATTGTAACACCACAATAACGTGGCGCTAAGGTTTTATCTTCAACTTCAACGTCCATTTTTAAAGTTCTGTTATCAACTCTAAAACTACTCGTAGAAGGTGTAATGAATTCTAATTTAATATCTTGTTGAGACAATCCAGCTTTCAAATCTCTCGCAACACCATGATGACTCATTGCATCAGCTCTATTGGGCGTTAATCCAATTTCAAAAACCGTATCATTTTCAATCGAAAAGACTTCGCTAGCAAGCGTTCCAGGAACAAGTTCATCGTCTAAAACTAGAATTCCGTCATGACTTTCGCCTAAGCCAAGTTCGTCTTCGGCGCAAATCATTCCAAGAGATTCTTCTCCACGAATTTTACCTTTTTTTATTTTAAATCCGTTGCCTTCTGCGTCATACAAAGTCGTTCCAACAGTTGCCACAGGTACTTTTTGTCCTGCTGCTACATTTGGTGCGCCACAAACTATTTGTACAGGTTCGCCGGAACCTAAATCTACAGTTGTAATTTTTAGGCGATCTGCATTCGGATGTTGCACACATGTCAATACGTGTCCTACAACAATTCCTTCCAATCCACCTTTCACAGATTCATATTTCTCAATACCTTCAACTTCTAAGCCTAAATCGGTTAGTAGTTCTCCAGTTTTCTCAGCATTCCAGTCGAGTTGAATAAATTGCTTTACCCAATTGTATGATATTTTCATTCTTGTCAGTATTCAATAATCGACAAAGATAAGATAATGCGGTAAGTTGACAAATAACAACGCATCAAAGATGGATTAAATTAGATTCTAGATTTTAGAACGCTTTGCTGATGGAATATAGTTGGTTTTGCGTGTGTTTTATTTATTGAACTAATCATTGAAAGGCTAATTATGATTAAATTATGATATTGAAATAAAAGATAAATTAAGGTGCTTAAGTCTAACATCTAAAAGCGAAGCGTTCTAGCATCTAACAGCCAAGCGGTCTAATGTCTATAGAATTAACTCTTTAACCTTATTCGCATAACTTCGACTTACTTTCAATTTTTGATCGTTTTTTAGCACAAGAATATAGCTTTTTCCATATTTCGAAACTTCTTTGATAGACGGAAGATTCACAATAATACTGCGATGAATGCGCATAAATTGTTCAGGATTTAGTTTTTCTTCCAATTGTGAAATCCCACGATTACTCAAATAACCTTCTTTAGCGTCATAAATTTTTGAATAACTTCCGTACGCTTCTATATAACTAATATCTGCAGTGGCTAGCGTGACATATTTTGTGCCTTTTTCTACAATAATCCGATCAGGAAATGTTGGTTTGGAGAGAATATGCTCATTTGCCAACGGCGCAATTTGACTTGGAGAATTGTCTTTGAGTTTGCTAATTGCTTTGTCAAAACGTTCTTTTGTATACGGTTTTAGTAAATAATCGACTGCGTGGACTTCAAACGCTTTTAAGGCATATTTATCATACGCAGTGCTAAAAATAATCGTTGGTATTTCATTTAAGTGTTCCAACACATCAAAGCCTGTTAATCCTGGCATTTGAATGTCCATAAATACCAAATCTGGCTTAAATTCATTGATTATTTTTATAGCATCAACTCCATTATTTGCTTCCCCAACTAAGATTAATTCCTTATGATATTCCAAATATTCTTTGATGAGCGTTCTTCCAGATTTTTCATCGTCTACAATAACTACTTTCTTCATAATTCAAAATATACTTTTAGTCCAGTTGGTACATTATCAGAAAACGTCAACGTAGAGTTATACATTTTTTGTAATCTTTTTTGAGTATTGCCTAAACCAACACCAAGTTCAAAAATATGTTCTTTGTTTGCAATGCCAACTCCAGTATCGTTGATTTCAAAAATTAAGGTATCCTCCTTTTCTTTGATGATAATATCGATTATTCCGCCTTCTACCAAAGGAGAAATTCCATGTTTTACGGAGTTCTCCACTAATGGCTGTAAAATCATTGGTGGAATTTTACGCGTCAGTAAATCATCCGACACATCGATATTAATTTTAAGCCGATCTTCAAAACGTCTTTGTTCAAGTTTTAAATATTTCTTTACAAAATCGAGTTCTTCTTCTAACGTTACAAAATCTTCACGGCTAGCTTTTAATTGATATCGAAAAAGGTCTGAAAGTTCAGCAATCATTTCCCGTGTTTCTTCCATTTCTTTAGGAACACTTGCATTGATCGTATTAAATACATTATACAAAAAATGTGGATTTAGTTGCGCTTTGATGGCGCTAAGTTCACTTTTGAGTGCAGCATTTGTCAATTCTACCTCATTTTGTATTTTCCGTTGATTAATTATATAATATTCATATGCATGAATGAGTGAAAATTGTATCAAATAGATTAATGTCGGAATGTAAATATCCCAAACTTGCCCCGGACCGTTCATATGCCAATATCCGATAGATTCACAAATAAGGTAGAATACTTTCCATGAACAAAATATAAAAAAAGGCAATCCAAGAAAATGTAATAAAAGGCGTTGCCATAATTTCCAATGTCTAAAAATTTTGAAAATAACTATCCAAACAACCGAAGTTGCCACGAACATTATTACATATTGTAATCCTTCGTTGTTAAACCAACTTTCTATATTTAGAAGATCTGAATAGAGTCTATAATCTGAAGTTCTATTAAACCACAACGTGACATGATAGCCGATAGATAGTACAATATATGTGCTTATTAAGGCAACGATCTCAAAAATTTTTACACCAAAAATACGTCTGTTCATCTATTTGTCTTTTTCAAAAACCCACCACATTTCTTTCGTCTTTGGACGGTAACTTATCTTAAATAATCCATCAGCAGTTTTTACAAGATACTTTCCTTTAATGTCAAGTACATTTCCATCTTGCCAAGCTGTTGCTTTTCCATCACGATAATAAAAAACAACGCCGTTTGAAAACTCAAGACTCGCATTATAACCTGTTTTTTCGTCGTAGCTAAAATACCTTTCTTTCGTTATATAAACTTTATGATTTTTCTTTTTATTAGATTTTTCATTTTTAATACTACGCGCATAATCGCCATCTGTAGGACGACTAAAGTGATCTTTTGGCGGAGTTTTATCTTTTTTTGGAGAAGATTTTTTATAACTTCTATTCGTCTTTCCTAATACTAATTTACCACTTTTAAGTTCGTGCACATCTGGCTCGTCATTCCAGGAGACAAACACAAATAATGTAATAGGTTGTACGATGTTATAAATTTTTAATTGTTCTAAATCGTCGGGACTTAAAACCGTATTTCCTTGTACATCTTGCGCTATGAAACTAGTTCCTGGCGGATAGCTAATCGTTTCTTGATTATTTAAAATGATCTTTAAATAGCTATATTCATTGGTTTCAGCAACGCATGTACACAAAATAAAAAACAATAGAATACTAGATACATATGTTTTCTTCATGATGATTTCTTTTATAGTTTCATTCAAAACTACAATCATTTGATACAATTTAAAACGAACTTCTGACGAGTCGCCCTATACATGCACGAATGGTCCAAGGGCAACTCATCAATTTATAGTACCGTTGGTGAGTTTTAGGTTGCATACTATTGCAAAACTGTCCATTTTTGTTAAAAATTAAACTCTTATGAAAATAAAGTATACTTTTTTGGCTTTCATGCTATTTCTGTCTTTTACGAATGCTGTTCAAAGTCAAACACAAGAAAAAATATCAATACAAGGAAACATCGTTTCAGAAACGAAAGAATCGTTACCTTTTGTAAATATATTATTGAATTCTCCAGAAGGAACGCTCATTAAAGCCACAATTACGGATATTGATGGGAATTTTATGATTAAAGATTTACAGCCTAAAAAATATCTTTTAAAGATTTCTTTTGTTGGATATGAAACATTGACAAAAGAAATAACCCTGACAAGCGGAAGAAACGAATTAGGCGCAATTCAACTCAAAATTTCTTCAGAATCTTTAGAAGCTGTAACGATTATTGCCGAAAGACCTATTATTCAGGTTGAACCTGATAAAACAATTTTTAATGTAGCAAATACAATCAGTAGTGCTGGAAATAATGGACTCGAAATATTACGAAAAGCACCTGGCGTGCGATTGGATAATAATAATAATGTTATTGTTGAAGGAAAATCAGGTGTGTTAATTTACATTGATGGTCGTCAAAATTATTTACAAGGCGATGATTTGACTGCATTTTTACAATCGTTACAGGCAGATACGATTGACAGTATAGAAATCATTACGCAACCTTCCTCCAAATATGATGCGGCTGGAAATGCAGGAATCATTAATATAAAACTCATTAGAGAAAAAGGATTGGGTACGCGCGGAAGCATTTCTAGCACGTTAACAATAGGCGATTTTGCTCGAACAAACAATTCGGTATCAGTAAATAGCCGATTTAAAAAGTGGAATGTTTTCGGTACATATTCTAATTATTTAGGTCGATCCACAGGATTTATAGACTTATATAGAACGCAAGGAAACAAAATATTTGATGCGCAAAATGACTCAGAATTTGATGGTTTTTCAAATAATTTTAGAACTGGCGCAGATTATTATCTTTCAAAGAAAAGTACATTAGGAACGGTAATTACGCTCAACTTGCGAGATTCTGAATCTCGTTCAAACAATAGAACACCAATTATAGATAGGAATACAGGAATTACGGACAGTATTTTGCGTTCTCCGAATAGCTCAAATAACAATAGCACAAATTTAAATGCAAACCTTAATTATCGTTATCAAGATACACTTGGTACAAGTTTTAATGCCGATTTAGATTACGGTCGTTACAGTCGTGAACGATTCAACAACCAACCAAATTTTTATACAACACCAAACGGAGAAGTGCTAAATGCGATTATTACGAATCAAGAAACACCAATCGACATTAATATTTATGCGGCTAAAGTTGATTACGGACAAAAAATTGGAAGCGGCACTTTTGAAACAGGTTTTAAGGTTTCTCAAGTAATTACAGATAATATTTTTAACTTTTTTGATGTCATCAACGGAAACAACATTCTCAATACAGCACGAAGCAATCAATTCAAATATGACGAAAAAATCTACGCAGTATATTCAAAATACAATTTCGGATTCAACAATTGGAAATTTCAAGCAGGATTGCGTGTGGAAAGAACAAATTCTCAAGGAAATCTAACTGCAGAAGACACAAGCAAAAACCAAGTAGTTTCCAGAAAATATACAGATTTTTTTCCATCTGCGGGCGTTTCTTATCAAGCAGGCGCAAACAATTCTTTGGGACTAGGTTACAGCCGACGAATTCAACGACCAGACTATCAGATTTTAAATCCGTTCGAATATCAATTAGATGAACTCAGTTTCAGTCGCGGAAATCCTTTTTTACAACCACAATACACGGATAATTTCAAACTTTCTCACACATATAAATACACATTAACCACAAGTATAAGTTATTCGTACGTGTCCGATTTTTTTGCACAAGTTACTGAAGCTGTTGGAGATAATAGGAACTTTTTGAGTACGCGTAATGTTGCAGATCAAGAAGTGTATAATTTGAGTATTTCCTATCCTTTTAAAGTATCCGATTGGTGGCGTGTATACGCAAATGTATATGGTTCTTATAACAAATATACTGCGACAAATGCTGCGTTTATTTCAACTGCTCAGGAAACTTTTGGTTTCTATGCTCAAAACACATTTACATTGCCAAAAGACATAAAACTTGAAGTCAGCGGTTGGTATAGCAGTCCTTCAATTTGGGGCGGAACGTATGAAACCAAAAGTTTGGGTTCGCTCAATTTGGCTGTGCAAAAATCGTGGAAAAACTGGACAGGAAAAATAGCTATCAATGACGTATTGTATACAAGTCCGTGGCAAGGTACAACGCAATTTGGTAATTTACGCATCGATGGTCGTGGCGGAAGTGATAGCCGAAACGTAAATTTTTACATTCGCTATTCGTTTGGGAACAGTGAAGTCAAAGAAGCTAAAAAACGTGATGGAAGTTTAGAAGATGAAAAGGGAAGAATTGGTGGGTGAAACATTTTTAGTAGTGTATTAAATTTTGTCCTTACTAGAATCAAGATTCTAGACCGCTTACTTCTACTTCGCTCAGTACAAGTCGCTGTTGGATTTTAGATATTTTCTTAAATAAAACTATGTAAAGGAATATTTGAAATGATATAGTATACTGATTTAGGATTTTTCTTTTCTTAAAATTTTCTCCATTTTTCTTCCTTTTGCGAGTTCGTCAACCAATTTATCCAAATACCGAACGTTTCGTGTGAGTTCATTATCAATTTCCTCAATTCTATAACCGCAAATCACACCTTTAATAAGATGCGCGTT from Kordia antarctica encodes the following:
- a CDS encoding ABC-F family ATP-binding cassette domain-containing protein, with protein sequence MLSVSNLSVQFGKRILFDDVNTSFNQGNCYGVIGANGAGKSTFLKIISGKMDPTSGHVHLEPGKRMSVLEQDHYAYDDHTVLETVIKGNKPLFAIKKQMDDIYAKEDFSDKDGERVGELQVEFEEMNGWNADSDAAALLSNLGIPESNHYTLMGELDGKQKVRVLLAQALFGNPDVLIMDEPTNDLDFETISWLENFLANYDNCVIVVSHDRHFLDSVCTHISDIDFSKINHYSGNYTFWYESSQLAARQRAQQNKKSEDKAKELQEFILRFSANVAKSKQATSRKKMLERLKIEDIRPSSRRYPAIIFDREREAGDQILHVEGLSAKADGEILFQDVNINLAKGDKVAIISKNSRATTAFYEIINGNVKANAGTYNWGVTTSQAYLPVDNAPFFDNDMTLVDWLRQWSKTEEEREEVFVRGFLGKMIFSGEEALKTARVLSGGEKVRCMLSRMMMIRANVLMLDEPTNHLDLESITAFNNSLKNFKGTVLFTTHDHEFAQTVANRIIELTPTGVIDRYSTFEDYMEDDKIKEQRDKMYSVEA
- the pheT gene encoding phenylalanine--tRNA ligase subunit beta — translated: MKISYNWVKQFIQLDWNAEKTGELLTDLGLEVEGIEKYESVKGGLEGIVVGHVLTCVQHPNADRLKITTVDLGSGEPVQIVCGAPNVAAGQKVPVATVGTTLYDAEGNGFKIKKGKIRGEESLGMICAEDELGLGESHDGILVLDDELVPGTLASEVFSIENDTVFEIGLTPNRADAMSHHGVARDLKAGLSQQDIKLEFITPSTSSFRVDNRTLKMDVEVEDKTLAPRYCGVTISGIQVKTSPEWLQHRLKAIGLTPKNNVVDVTNYVLHELGQPLHAFDANYISGNKIVVKTLEAGTKFITLDEVERELHEDDLMICDAEKPLCIAGVFGGLKSGVTEETTNIFLESAYFNPISVRKTAKRHGLNTDASFRFERGIDPNITEYALKRAALLIQELAGGEITSDLTDSYPVKIEDFQVRVSFENVAKLIGEELPKETIKNILSSLEIKINSVTDGGLGLTIPAYRVDVQREADVIEEILRVYGYNNIKFDEKWHTSISDTSRYEDYKLQDVVGAQLVSQGFYEIMTNSLTTASYVELSEQLKAEHNVTMLNPLSNDLSVMRQSLLFSGLEAISHNINRRQSDLKFFEFGKTYHAYSEENREEDKHLSVLITGNTTAETWRPNNAVSSDFFYAKGIVTAILERLGLNSLKVSPIKNDLFTEGLMLSLGKTKLVEFGIVKRKVLKSFDIKQEVIYADFNWDNVIEVAKNRKIKFKEIPKFPKVRRDFALLIDEATTFAEIDTIAKQSERNLLKEVSLFDVYQGDNLPKGKKSYAVSFTLQDEHKTLTDKQIDKIMNKLQQSFEKQLGAELR
- a CDS encoding LytR/AlgR family response regulator transcription factor; this translates as MKKVVIVDDEKSGRTLIKEYLEYHKELILVGEANNGVDAIKIINEFKPDLVFMDIQMPGLTGFDVLEHLNEIPTIIFSTAYDKYALKAFEVHAVDYLLKPYTKERFDKAISKLKDNSPSQIAPLANEHILSKPTFPDRIIVEKGTKYVTLATADISYIEAYGSYSKIYDAKEGYLSNRGISQLEEKLNPEQFMRIHRSIIVNLPSIKEVSKYGKSYILVLKNDQKLKVSRSYANKVKELIL
- a CDS encoding sensor histidine kinase, yielding MNRRIFGVKIFEIVALISTYIVLSIGYHVTLWFNRTSDYRLYSDLLNIESWFNNEGLQYVIMFVATSVVWIVIFKIFRHWKLWQRLLLHFLGLPFFIFCSWKVFYLICESIGYWHMNGPGQVWDIYIPTLIYLIQFSLIHAYEYYIINQRKIQNEVELTNAALKSELSAIKAQLNPHFLYNVFNTINASVPKEMEETREMIAELSDLFRYQLKASREDFVTLEEELDFVKKYLKLEQRRFEDRLKINIDVSDDLLTRKIPPMILQPLVENSVKHGISPLVEGGIIDIIIKEKEDTLIFEINDTGVGIANKEHIFELGVGLGNTQKRLQKMYNSTLTFSDNVPTGLKVYFEL
- a CDS encoding outer membrane beta-barrel family protein; translated protein: MKIKYTFLAFMLFLSFTNAVQSQTQEKISIQGNIVSETKESLPFVNILLNSPEGTLIKATITDIDGNFMIKDLQPKKYLLKISFVGYETLTKEITLTSGRNELGAIQLKISSESLEAVTIIAERPIIQVEPDKTIFNVANTISSAGNNGLEILRKAPGVRLDNNNNVIVEGKSGVLIYIDGRQNYLQGDDLTAFLQSLQADTIDSIEIITQPSSKYDAAGNAGIINIKLIREKGLGTRGSISSTLTIGDFARTNNSVSVNSRFKKWNVFGTYSNYLGRSTGFIDLYRTQGNKIFDAQNDSEFDGFSNNFRTGADYYLSKKSTLGTVITLNLRDSESRSNNRTPIIDRNTGITDSILRSPNSSNNNSTNLNANLNYRYQDTLGTSFNADLDYGRYSRERFNNQPNFYTTPNGEVLNAIITNQETPIDINIYAAKVDYGQKIGSGTFETGFKVSQVITDNIFNFFDVINGNNILNTARSNQFKYDEKIYAVYSKYNFGFNNWKFQAGLRVERTNSQGNLTAEDTSKNQVVSRKYTDFFPSAGVSYQAGANNSLGLGYSRRIQRPDYQILNPFEYQLDELSFSRGNPFLQPQYTDNFKLSHTYKYTLTTSISYSYVSDFFAQVTEAVGDNRNFLSTRNVADQEVYNLSISYPFKVSDWWRVYANVYGSYNKYTATNAAFISTAQETFGFYAQNTFTLPKDIKLEVSGWYSSPSIWGGTYETKSLGSLNLAVQKSWKNWTGKIAINDVLYTSPWQGTTQFGNLRIDGRGGSDSRNVNFYIRYSFGNSEVKEAKKRDGSLEDEKGRIGG